A region of Chitinophaga horti DNA encodes the following proteins:
- a CDS encoding SusC/RagA family TonB-linked outer membrane protein: protein MKKTLLFFTMLMVSIVLAYAQSRQVTGKITGDDGAGVPFATLQIKGTTRGTTADENGAFQLSVANGAVLVVRAVGFETKEFPVGSESSLSIALVSSNKTLDEVVVTALGLKRSSSQLGYSVAKVDNTNLNNAKVTNITTGLQAKVSGLQINLINNGVNPQTRVVLRGNRSLTGNNQAMVVVDGVPVPQSVLAALNPNDVEDVSVLKGANAAALYGSEGVNGVLIITTKRGKEGKTNVNFSHTTSLETVAYMPDMQYEFGGGYDLETYVPYENTSWGPKFDGSIVDVGPELVDGSQYQLKYSPLKDEKRNFFDKGLTIQNDVSVSGGDEKGTFFASLQDVKVTGIVPDDEYRRTGARFNATRKYGILTTAFNVGYTTAKQDYTLSDVYVNLLNIPQNIPITQLKDWKNNKFASPDGYFSAYYMSPYWGIANHRQITRTDVFSGNVEFNLKPTSWFDVLYRVGMYNETSNFKSWRGKLAYTDAYERPANESGNVKDGATQTRRINSDLILNFSKTFGDFNTRLLLGNNIRDNRTNDLNTEGTAIVSPELYNISNRLGEAIVNQSNTNHRQIAAYAELSAGYKNFLFVTLTGRNEWISLLSKANRSYFYPGASASFVFTEGISALKGNNTLSYGKVIFSANKTANVSLSPYQLKTTFDLGSGFPFGSLPGFSVGDRFAQEALEPEFVNSIEAGLQLGFFRDRLNVEATYFDSKADGTIVPMSTSWSTGYSSAWINAGSLQNRGIELDIKGTPINTPNIRWEIGFNYTYLDNKVTSLYQGLNEIPLGGYENAAYVYAMRDQQYPALKVTANRRDEQGRIIVSRTTGNPLQDPVLKNVGQTNPRTRIGAYTTFRFKEFTISGNIDYRAGNVFYNRLMNMMDFTGLSAHSAAYDREPFVVPNSVYDDGTGKLVPNTTVKTQYGGFDYWYSRYRNINENYVSDAKFLKLRELSVGYELPKGVLSKQNFVKRATVSLVGRNLFTWLAKDNENIDPEFNFTEGNAVGVSAFQTPPTKFYGANLSVTF, encoded by the coding sequence ATGAAAAAGACTCTACTCTTTTTCACCATGCTCATGGTGAGTATAGTCCTGGCTTATGCCCAATCACGCCAGGTAACCGGTAAAATTACTGGGGACGATGGCGCCGGCGTCCCATTCGCAACTTTACAAATCAAAGGTACGACCCGTGGAACCACAGCTGATGAAAACGGTGCTTTCCAATTGTCTGTAGCCAATGGTGCCGTACTCGTTGTACGTGCAGTAGGTTTCGAAACCAAAGAATTTCCTGTAGGTAGTGAATCCAGCTTAAGCATCGCTCTTGTTTCCTCCAACAAAACTTTGGATGAAGTTGTAGTAACCGCACTCGGTTTAAAGCGGTCATCTTCTCAATTGGGTTACTCCGTGGCCAAGGTGGACAATACCAACCTTAACAACGCCAAAGTAACCAATATCACTACCGGCCTCCAGGCGAAAGTATCTGGTCTGCAGATTAACCTGATCAACAACGGTGTGAACCCGCAAACACGTGTGGTTCTTCGCGGTAACCGCTCCCTCACCGGTAACAACCAGGCAATGGTGGTGGTAGATGGTGTTCCCGTACCGCAAAGCGTACTGGCAGCACTCAACCCCAACGACGTAGAAGACGTATCGGTACTGAAAGGTGCCAACGCCGCCGCATTGTACGGCTCCGAAGGTGTTAACGGTGTACTGATCATCACCACCAAAAGAGGTAAAGAAGGCAAAACGAACGTTAACTTCAGCCACACCACTTCCCTCGAAACGGTTGCTTATATGCCCGACATGCAATACGAGTTCGGTGGCGGTTATGACCTCGAAACGTATGTGCCTTACGAAAACACTTCCTGGGGCCCTAAGTTCGACGGTTCTATCGTAGACGTAGGTCCTGAACTGGTTGACGGATCTCAATACCAACTGAAGTATTCACCGTTGAAAGATGAGAAGCGTAACTTCTTCGACAAAGGCCTCACTATCCAGAACGATGTGAGCGTATCCGGCGGCGACGAAAAGGGTACTTTCTTCGCTTCCCTGCAGGATGTAAAGGTAACCGGCATTGTTCCGGACGACGAATACCGCAGAACAGGCGCACGTTTCAATGCAACTCGCAAATACGGCATTCTGACCACTGCCTTTAACGTAGGTTATACCACGGCTAAGCAGGATTACACGCTGTCCGACGTATATGTTAACCTGCTGAACATCCCGCAGAACATCCCCATCACACAGCTGAAAGACTGGAAGAATAACAAGTTCGCATCTCCCGACGGTTATTTTTCTGCTTACTATATGAGCCCTTACTGGGGTATTGCCAATCACCGCCAGATTACACGTACAGACGTGTTCTCCGGTAACGTGGAGTTTAACCTGAAACCGACTTCCTGGTTCGACGTATTATACCGCGTAGGTATGTACAACGAAACTTCCAACTTTAAAAGCTGGAGAGGTAAGCTGGCTTACACCGATGCTTACGAGCGCCCGGCGAATGAGTCTGGTAACGTGAAGGATGGTGCCACACAAACCAGGAGGATCAACTCCGACCTGATCCTGAACTTCAGTAAAACGTTTGGAGACTTCAACACCCGCCTGTTGCTCGGTAACAACATTCGCGATAACCGCACGAATGATCTGAATACAGAAGGTACGGCCATCGTAAGTCCCGAACTGTACAACATTTCCAACCGCCTGGGTGAGGCAATCGTGAATCAATCTAACACCAATCACCGCCAGATCGCTGCCTACGCGGAGTTATCTGCCGGTTATAAAAACTTCCTGTTCGTAACGCTCACAGGCAGAAACGAATGGATCTCCCTGCTGAGCAAAGCCAACAGGTCTTACTTCTACCCGGGTGCATCCGCATCCTTCGTGTTCACAGAGGGTATCTCTGCACTGAAAGGTAACAACACGCTGAGCTATGGTAAAGTGATCTTCTCCGCAAACAAAACAGCGAACGTGTCACTGTCACCGTATCAGCTGAAAACTACTTTCGACCTCGGAAGCGGTTTCCCCTTTGGATCACTGCCAGGGTTTAGCGTAGGTGATCGTTTTGCCCAGGAAGCCCTGGAGCCTGAATTTGTAAATTCGATAGAAGCAGGTCTCCAACTCGGTTTCTTCCGCGACAGGTTGAATGTGGAGGCTACTTACTTCGATAGCAAAGCCGATGGTACGATCGTGCCGATGTCTACTTCCTGGTCAACAGGTTACAGCAGTGCATGGATCAACGCCGGTTCGTTACAGAACAGAGGTATCGAGCTGGATATCAAAGGCACACCGATCAATACCCCCAATATCCGCTGGGAAATTGGATTTAACTATACGTACCTCGATAACAAGGTTACTTCGCTCTACCAGGGATTAAATGAAATTCCTTTAGGTGGATATGAGAACGCGGCATACGTATATGCGATGCGTGATCAGCAGTATCCTGCACTGAAAGTAACTGCCAACAGGCGTGACGAGCAGGGCCGCATCATCGTAAGCAGAACAACGGGTAACCCGCTGCAGGACCCTGTGCTGAAAAATGTGGGCCAGACGAACCCGCGCACACGTATCGGTGCTTACACGACTTTCAGATTTAAAGAATTTACGATCAGCGGTAACATCGATTACAGGGCTGGTAACGTGTTCTACAACCGCCTGATGAACATGATGGACTTCACCGGTTTGTCCGCACACAGCGCCGCATACGATCGTGAGCCATTCGTTGTTCCTAATTCTGTATATGACGACGGGACCGGTAAACTGGTGCCTAATACCACTGTTAAAACCCAGTATGGTGGCTTTGATTACTGGTATTCCCGCTACCGTAACATCAATGAGAACTACGTGTCTGATGCGAAGTTCCTGAAACTGAGAGAGCTGTCTGTAGGCTACGAGCTGCCTAAAGGCGTACTGTCTAAACAAAACTTCGTAAAACGCGCTACGGTGTCATTGGTAGGTCGTAACCTGTTTACCTGGTTGGCGAAAGACAATGAGAATATCGATCCGGAGTTCAACTTTACAGAAGGTAACGCTGTCGGCGTATCGGCCTTCCAGACTCCTCCGACTAAATTTTATGGCGCAAACCTGAGTGTAACCTTCTAA